The genomic segment GAGACATGGTTTCTTGTTCCTCCCTCCATGAAGATAACCTTACGTGGAAGGCTGCGCCCCGGTGTTTATGCCAAGGACATTTCGCTGTGGATAATTGGCAAGATTGGCACCGATGGTGCCAACTACATGAGCATAGAGTACCATGGCGAGGGAGTGAAAACGCTATCTATCTCTGAGCGCATGACCTTGGCAAACCTAGCCTCGGAAATGGGCGCGAAGAATGCCGTTTTCCCTGCCGATGAGGTGTTGGAAAAATTCCTTGGCAAGGATATGCGGCCAGGTGTTTGGGCCGATGCCGATGCTAAGTACGCTGCTGAGCTCGAAATCAACCTCGATGAACTATTTCCAGTGGTGGCAGCACCGCATACGGTTGAGAATATCAAGGCTGTTTCGGAGGTGGAGGGAACACCCATTCAGGAGGCTGTTGTGGGTACCTGCACCAATGGTCGTCTCGACGACCTTAGGATTGCAGCCGAGGTAATGGATGGTAAACAGGTGGCTGCCGGCGTGCAGATGCTGGTAATACCCGCTTCAAAGGAGATATACATGCAGGCTATTGAGGAGGGAATTATTACCAAGCTGATGAAGGCTGGGGCGACCATTCTTTCCTCATCATGCGGTCCATGTTTGGGAACTGGGCAGGGAATTCCCGCCGATGGTTTCAACGTAATCTCCACCGCCAATCGTAACTTCTTGGGACGTATGGGCAACAAGAACTCCTCGGTATACTTAGGCTCTCCGGCCACCGTTGCCATGAGCGCTATCCATGGAAAAATTACTGATCCACGAGGAAAGAGCGGACACGATGTATACAAGACCACCATTGCTACGGCTACCACCATCTCCATTCCCATGGGTGAAAACCGGAAGTTGGGCAGTGTGTGGAACTATTCCGATGCTGACAACCTCAACACCGACCAGATGTTTGCCGGAAACCTTACCTACAGCGTCCTCAGCTCCGATGCAGCGGCCATTATGCCCCACCTGTTTAAGGGCTTCGATGAGGCTTTTTCCGACAATGTGAAGGCTGGTGATATTATTGTTGCCGGAGATAACTTTGGATGTGGCAGTTCGCGTGAGCATCCGGCAGTGGGGTTGGCCCATGCAGGTGTTAAGGCGGTATTGGTGAAAAGTGTGAACCGTATTTTCTACCGTAGCTGCATTAATCAGGGCCTACTGCTCATCGTGCATAAGGGGGCCGTTGATGCCTACAAGCCCGGCGATGCAGTGGAACTCGACTTCAAAAATGGAAACATAACCGTTGGTGGCAAGCAGTTTCACTTTGAACCGCTACCTGAAGCCTTAATGGGAATTATTGAGAAGAAGGGACTGGTAAACTATATGAAAACGTTATAGCATTTCATCCAATAAAATAGGACGAGCCGCGATTTTCGCGGCTCGTTTTGCTTTTTTATTTGAAGAGTATTAGATGAACGAATTTGTCAATGTTATTCAGGGATTGACTGTTTTAATAGCACTCTACTATTTACAGTATATTTTCTCAGCATCTGGTATTGATACAAAAAATTTTACATCGCTACCTTCATCATCCTCATAGGTATAACTGCATAAATGGTTGTAACCCTGTGCTTTTAACTCATGGATATCATTGCAAATAGTCCTGATGTCAATAGGCCTTTCACTTAAGGCAGAAGAATCAATGGGTGCAAAGGTATAATTCTCTTTTATTGGTTTAATTGATCTCAACTTGCTGTTTTCGTATTTGAATATGGTGCAGTACAGCCTACATATCCTTGAGTTAATATCCTCTGGCTCCCTTACTAGTGCTGAATCAAGCATCTGTATGGCAAGTTCTACTTCGCCATTATAGAAAAGTGATGCTCCAAGAAACAAAAAGGCATCATAGGATTTTTGATTAATTCTATAATTACTATTTTGAAATAACTTTAAAATAGTTTTGTAGGTGTCATCGCTGTGAAATTGCTTTTCGTTGATAAATGATGTTATCTTTTTATAGGATTTGGGTATTTTTAATCCTTGTGAAGTGTAGAGGGAATATTCGTTTGGTGATGAAAAGCTAAAATTATATTTTGCCTTAATTTTTCCATTTGGCCAGAATTCGCGATAAGAACGAGCACTAAAACCGTTCTTAAAATCTTCCTCCTTTTTAATTTTTCCCATATTATCATACTCATATACAATTCCTTCGATGGTGCCATTGTTAATGTAACCCCTTTCTTTGATTGATCCATTGATGTTGTAATCAATGAATGGACCCGTGTAAGGTTTATCCCCATTCTGATAGTAAATGAAGGTGTTGTATATCTGAAAAAGTTTCTTGTTAGGAATTTTCGATAATTCCAATGGGCGTTTAAGCATTTCTTTAGTTTCAATAACTATTACAGTATCAAATATTTCAAATCCCAAATTCTTGATTTTTACAGAATCGGTATAAATTTTTTGTGACGCTATTTCATCATCGTATAAATGCATGTCATCTGCTGCAATCTCCTTTATAAATGGCATGTTTTGGTAAAAAGGAATTGAATCGATAACATATAATGTTTTCCCTTGCCCCTTGGTAATATGTGTAGATAGGATTAAAGAAGCTATTAGGCTGAATATTAGTTTTGTTTTATTCATAGCGATTGGTGAAAGGTTTATTTCTCTTCTTTAAACAAATATACTCAAATACCTACTTCCACTATGCTCTATTTATTCATTCAGCATTAATCCCCTATATTTGCATTGTGATTGCTGCAGTGAGTAGGGCAAATGATTAAGCGGTATATGCAGAAAGTTGAACTCTCGCTATATTGCAGCGATGACAAGGTTGGTTGTTGTCCGTTGTATCAAAGTAATGGACACTTAAATCCATTCCTTGCTAAATTGCTTGGACGCTGTAAGAAGTTATAAGTAGTATTTGTTAATAATTAGACCTAAAAATATGAAGAAGTTTCTCGTTTTAGCAACGGCACTCATCGCAGTGGCCATTCTATTCAACTCCTGTCAGAAGGACCAAAATACCTCCTTTGATGAATCGCTGCTCTACGGAAAATGGCAGTCGGGAACCGTTTTCTATAAGTATTTGAGCGATTATACCGGCACTACCTGGGATACCGCCGACGATCAAGTAGATGGTGAAGGATTATCGTTTACATGGAGTCTGGATAACAGCGATCTTACACAAATCTATGTTATGGAGCTTGGTGGTACCGTGCCCAAGGTGTATACGGTTACAGTGCTAAACTCTACCACGCTAACCTACCACGACAGTTTTGGGGTGAGCACCACTTTCACCAAGGTAAACTAGTAAATTCCATTCCAGAGGCATGGTGAAGCCAAACCGATATGTAGTGGTAAGGCGTTGCCATTGTGCTGCAATTCACGTTGCTCACTATTCAAAGGTTTCACAATTACGAGTCCAAAAACAATAATAAAAGGCAAATGAAGAAATTTTTTAAACGATTAGCCATAACGCTTGCTCTGCTAATTTTCTTGGTTATTGCTGCCATTGGAGTAGTCGTTTGGTTAGTGTTTACCCCGGCAAGGCTCACCCCAATTGTTAGGACGCAGGCGGCAAAATATATCACCTGCCAATCGAAGATAGGAGAGGTAGAGCTAACCTTCTTTAGCACTTTTCCACACTTTGGATTGAAGGTGAATAACTTTGCTTTAGTGAACCCAACCGGCCATTCCTCATCCGATACCTTGATAAGCGTTGGTGAGCTGGTTGGCGTGGTGGATGTGGAAGCCTACTGGAAGCGTAACGAGATTGTTTTAAACAAGCTACACCTTAGCGATGGAACCGTAAATGTGTTTGTTGATAGCCTTGGGCATGCCAACTACAATGTAATGAAGGTCGATACCACCGCTGTGGTGGATACCTCCCAATCGGCCATGAAATTTAGCCTAATCAACATCGCCGATGTATCGTTAAAGAATATCAACCTTTCCTACGATGACCAACCAATGCGGATGCAGGCTGGTGTTCGAAATCTAACCGCTCAACTTTCGGGATCGCTAGTGTCCGATACCGTGCTTAGCCACGTAAAAGTGAGCGATGGCCTTGTTTCGTTTAGCTATGCAGGCGAGAGTTACCTCGACAGGGCAGCGGTTAAGTTGAACCTACCCATAAAGGTAATCCTGTCGAAGCAGCACATACAGCTTACCGATGCCGAGCTGTCGGTTAACGACCTTGCAGTTGAACTTACCGGTTCGGTGGAGAACGATACCATCAATAAGCGGGTTGTAACCGATATTGGCTATGAGTTTAAATCGTGGTCTATTCCAACCCTGTTGGCACTTGTACCTCCATCATTCCGCTCATATCTAGTCTTTGATGCCGATGGGGAAATCTCTTCGAACGGCACTGTAAAGGGTATCTATTCCAGCACCTCTATGCCCTTGATGGACATTCACTTTCAGCTAAAAGATGGATCGTTGAAGAATAACAGCTTCCATTTGCCGCTAAGCCACATCAATGGAGATGTTGCCTTTTATTCCGATATGAAAAATGATGCAATATCCTACGTTCGTATCAACAATTTTAGCGCTAAAACTCCCCACTCCTCCATTAGCACAAGGGGAACGATAACACACCTTTTTTCCGATATGCACGTCGACTTAGCTTCCGACGCCAATCTTACATTGGATGAATTTTCGCCACTTGTTCCCAAAAGTATGAAGGTGCGGATGGCAGGGAAAGTTTCTGGTAAGATAAAATCGCGCTTCACCATGTCGCAGATGAAAAAGATGCTGCTCGATAGGATGAACCTCTCCGTTTCTGTGGAGTTTGCCGACTTCGACGTTGCCTACGATAGCTTGGCTATGAAGACCAATTACGCCAAGGTTGACTTTGCACTACCCAATCCCAACCCCACCTCGGCAAACACCCGTTTTGTGTATGCAAAAATCAGCACAAAGAGCCTTGAGGCAAGCAAGTTAAAAGCCTATCGTGTCTTTTTTCAAAATGCAAATATTGAACTGGCAACCTCCGATGTGCGCGATACTACTAGAATTCCCGATGTTGCCTGCACATTTTCGCTCGATACCCTCTCTGCCAGCAATGACACCATGAAGTTAGCACTGCAGAAACCGGCAGGGCAGTTTACAATGATGCCACGAAAGGGTAAGAAGATGGAGCCTAAAATTGTTATAACCTACGATGGCGGCAGTATGTTGGCATCGATGGGCGAAACTATTGCTAGTGCTAAAAAGCTACAGTTCAAGGCCGATGTTACCAACGACCAGTCGCAGAAGGATATATTCCTACAGTGGCTGACAACGGGCTTCCTCAATATGGACAACGGAGTTGTTATCCTGCCAACCATGAACCAGCCATTCCAAATTCCCTCTCTCAAGATGGATTTCAACCCAGAGGTGTTTCACATTGAGGATAGTCGACTCAAGATTGCCCATTCGGACTTTAGCCTTACTGGTACCTTAAGCAATATCCTTTCCTATTTCAGGAGCGACTCCCTTCTTCGGGGTGATTTCACCTTTGTAAGCAGCACTACCGATGTGCTGCAACTCATGGGCTTAACAAGCGGTATGGGAGATAGAACGGCCAAATCTGCGCATGAAACCTCCAGTGAATCATCTGGTCCTTACATGGTTCCCAAGGGTATGGATATGGTTCTGCACACCGATATTAAAAATGCAACCATTGGAACAGATACCATCAAGGCCATTAAGGGTGACGTAACCGTAAAGGATGGCACACTGCTGTTGGATGGCTTTCAGTTTGTTACTCCGGCCTCCAAAATGCAGCTAACGGTGTTGTATCGAACACCTAGGAGGAACAACCTCTTTTTGGCTATGGACTACAACATGCTCAGCGTGAAGATAGAAAAATTGCTGAGCATGATTCCCGATATTGACACCATTATGCCCATGCTGAAGTCGTTTAGGGGGACAGGCCAGTTTCATTTTGTTGGTCAAATGAATCTCGACTCACTTTACAATCCAAAGAAGTCAACCATACTTGCAGCCTCCTCCATTCGTGGGCAAGACTTGGTGCTAATGGATGGCACTACCTTTAGCGATATTGCTAAGCGGCTGAAGTTTAACAAGAAGACGCAGAATAAGATCGATAGCCTTTCGGCTGAGTTTACCATATTTAAGCAGGAGATTGATGTTTATCCTTTCCTTATTGTAATGGATAAGTATAAGGCGGTGGTGGAGGGACGCCACAACTTCGACCTCACCTTCGACTACCACATTTCGGTAATCGACTGTCCGCTGCCCATACGGCTGGGGCTAGATGTGTCCGGCAATATCGATGACCTGAAGTATAAGCTCACCAAGTGC from the Williamwhitmania sp. genome contains:
- a CDS encoding AsmA-like C-terminal region-containing protein; its protein translation is MKKFFKRLAITLALLIFLVIAAIGVVVWLVFTPARLTPIVRTQAAKYITCQSKIGEVELTFFSTFPHFGLKVNNFALVNPTGHSSSDTLISVGELVGVVDVEAYWKRNEIVLNKLHLSDGTVNVFVDSLGHANYNVMKVDTTAVVDTSQSAMKFSLINIADVSLKNINLSYDDQPMRMQAGVRNLTAQLSGSLVSDTVLSHVKVSDGLVSFSYAGESYLDRAAVKLNLPIKVILSKQHIQLTDAELSVNDLAVELTGSVENDTINKRVVTDIGYEFKSWSIPTLLALVPPSFRSYLVFDADGEISSNGTVKGIYSSTSMPLMDIHFQLKDGSLKNNSFHLPLSHINGDVAFYSDMKNDAISYVRINNFSAKTPHSSISTRGTITHLFSDMHVDLASDANLTLDEFSPLVPKSMKVRMAGKVSGKIKSRFTMSQMKKMLLDRMNLSVSVEFADFDVAYDSLAMKTNYAKVDFALPNPNPTSANTRFVYAKISTKSLEASKLKAYRVFFQNANIELATSDVRDTTRIPDVACTFSLDTLSASNDTMKLALQKPAGQFTMMPRKGKKMEPKIVITYDGGSMLASMGETIASAKKLQFKADVTNDQSQKDIFLQWLTTGFLNMDNGVVILPTMNQPFQIPSLKMDFNPEVFHIEDSRLKIAHSDFSLTGTLSNILSYFRSDSLLRGDFTFVSSTTDVLQLMGLTSGMGDRTAKSAHETSSESSGPYMVPKGMDMVLHTDIKNATIGTDTIKAIKGDVTVKDGTLLLDGFQFVTPASKMQLTVLYRTPRRNNLFLAMDYNMLSVKIEKLLSMIPDIDTIMPMLKSFRGTGQFHFVGQMNLDSLYNPKKSTILAASSIRGQDLVLMDGTTFSDIAKRLKFNKKTQNKIDSLSAEFTIFKQEIDVYPFLIVMDKYKAVVEGRHNFDLTFDYHISVIDCPLPIRLGLDVSGNIDDLKYKLTKCKYADYFRPTSRHTLANQQLQLRKMIHDALLKNVKPDTGD
- a CDS encoding aconitase/3-isopropylmalate dehydratase large subunit family protein, translating into MAKTFIEKVLGANEGAIVFRKPNIVLTHDNTASIKKTFEKMGGSKLFDPNQLLVVLDHNAPPTESKLANDYQSIRQFVQEQGITKFYDAGRGICHQLMSYHARPGMIIVGSDSHTCTAGAFNALAAGIDRTEAAGLYKRGETWFLVPPSMKITLRGRLRPGVYAKDISLWIIGKIGTDGANYMSIEYHGEGVKTLSISERMTLANLASEMGAKNAVFPADEVLEKFLGKDMRPGVWADADAKYAAELEINLDELFPVVAAPHTVENIKAVSEVEGTPIQEAVVGTCTNGRLDDLRIAAEVMDGKQVAAGVQMLVIPASKEIYMQAIEEGIITKLMKAGATILSSSCGPCLGTGQGIPADGFNVISTANRNFLGRMGNKNSSVYLGSPATVAMSAIHGKITDPRGKSGHDVYKTTIATATTISIPMGENRKLGSVWNYSDADNLNTDQMFAGNLTYSVLSSDAAAIMPHLFKGFDEAFSDNVKAGDIIVAGDNFGCGSSREHPAVGLAHAGVKAVLVKSVNRIFYRSCINQGLLLIVHKGAVDAYKPGDAVELDFKNGNITVGGKQFHFEPLPEALMGIIEKKGLVNYMKTL